In a single window of the Dama dama isolate Ldn47 chromosome 33, ASM3311817v1, whole genome shotgun sequence genome:
- the GPR17 gene encoding uracil nucleotide/cysteinyl leukotriene receptor: protein MNGLEEASPGILANSSLAPVEQCGQETPLENVLFASFYLLDFILAFVGNALALWLFIRDHKSSTPANVFLMHLAVADLSCVLVLPTRLVYHFSGNHWPFGEIPCRLTGFLFYLNMYASIYFLTCISADRFLAIVHPVKSLKLRRPLHAHLACAFLWVVVAVAMAPLLVSPQTVRTNHTVVCLQLYREKASQHALASLAVAFTFPFVTTVTCYLLIIRSLRQGPRVERRLKNKAVRMIAAVLAIFLVCFVPYHVHRSVYVLRYRGQRTSCAAQRALALGNRITSCLTSLNGALDPVMYFFVAEKFRDALRSLLRGKRLPGLPASADGRTNESSLSARSEL, encoded by the coding sequence ATGAATGGCCTTGAGGAGGCCTCCCCAGGTATACTGGCCAACTCCTCCCTGGCCCCTGTGGAGCAATGCGGCCAAGAGACGCCCCTGGAAAACGTCCTCTTCGCCTCTTTCTACCTCCTGGATTTCATCCTCGCTTTTGTGGGCAACGCCCTGGCCCTGTGGCTCTTCATCCGGGATCACAAGTCCAGCACCCCTGCGAACGTGTTCCTGATGCACCTGGCCGTCGCCGACCTGTCCTGCGTGCTGGTCCTCCCCACCCGCCTGGTCTACCACTTCTCAGGGAATCACTGGCCCTTTGGGGAGATTCCGTGCCGGCTCACGGGCTTCCTCTTCTACCTCAACATGTATGCCAGCATCTACTTCCTCACCTGCATCAGCGCTGACCGCTTCCTGGCCATCGTGCACCCCGTCAAGTCCCTCAAGCTCCGCAGGCCGCTCCACGCCCACCTGGCCTGCGCCTTCCTCTGGGTGGTGGTGGCCGTGGCCATGGCCCCGCTGCTGGTGAGCCCGCAGACCGTACGGACCAACCACACGGTGGTCTGCCTGCAGCTCTACAGGGAAAAGGCTTCCCAGCACGCCCTGGCGTCCCTGGCCGTGGCCTTCACCTTCCCATTCGTCACCACGGTCACCTGCTACCTGCTGATCATCCGCAGCCTGCGGCAGGGCCCGCGCGTGGAGCGGCGCCTCAAGAACAAGGCGGTGCGCATGATCGCGGCGGTGCTGGCCATCTTCCTGGTCTGCTTCGTGCCCTATCACGTGCACCGCTCCGTCTACGTGCTGCGCTACCGCGGCCAGCGCACCTCCTGCGCCGCCCAGCGCGCGCTGGCGCTCGGCAACCGCATCACCTCCTGCCTCACCAGCCTCAACGGCGCGCTCGACCCCGTCATGTACTTCTTCGTGGCCGAGAAGTTCCGCGATGCCCTGCGCAGCCTGCTGCGCGGCAAGCGGCTCCCAGGGCTACCCGCCAGTGCCGACGGCAGGACCAACGAGAGCTCGCTGAGCGCCAGGTCGGAGCTGTGA